The genomic stretch GAAAGTACCGCATTTCCACAACGCCAGGTCTAGGGAACCAAAATATAATAAGTGGTTAGTGCTTGGTGGATAGTGGTTGGGCGAAAAGGGGATTGAAATGCGGATAAAGGGGACGAATGGCGAAACTGGCGCTGATTTGGGGCGCGTAAGGGAATTTTGAACAAAAGAACGACCTCGGCAGAGCCGAGGCCGTTCTGGGTTTAGGAGTGGAGTCACACTACTACATATTGCTGAAGATTTGGAATCCGCTGTAGGATTCTTGGCCGTGTTCGCTTTGGTCGAGGCCGCGGAGTTCTTGACGTTCGGTAACGCGGAGGCCCATGGTCTTCTTGATGGCGTAGAAGATGAGGCTAGCTGCACCGAAGCAGGGAACCGCGTAAGCGATCACGCCGATGGCCTGAGTGCCGAGGGTGTAGTCGCCAGTGATATCGAAGATACCGACAGCGAGCGTACCCCACACACCGTTCACCAGGTGAACCGAGAGAGCACCGACCGGGTCATCCAAGTGCAAGCGGTCGAACATGAAGACTGCGCCGACTACGAGCACACCAGCGATGGCACCGATAATCCAGGAAGAAAGCGGGGTGACCACGTCTGCACCGGCAGTGATGGCGACGAGGCCAGCAAGGCAGCCGTTGAGGGCCATGGTGGCGTCCGGCTTCTTCGAAACAATCCAACTCGTAAGCGTTGCGGTAATGATACCTGCGACAGCGGCGAGGTTCGTGGTCACGAGAATCCAGCTAGTAGCCTTTGCATCGCCGGAGAGGGCAGAACCGGCGTTGAATCCCCACCAACCGAACCACAGCATGAACACACCGATGGTTGCGAGCGGAATGTTGTGGGCCGGAATAGCGTGCACCTTACCGCCGACATACTTACCGATACGCGGTCCAAGGATCATGACGCCAGCGAGAGCTGCCCAACCACCCACGGAGTGAACCAGGGTAGAACCGGCGAGGTCATGGAAACCGGCCTTGCCGATGGTAGAAAGCCAGCCACCGCCCCATGTCCAGCTACCAACGATGGGGTAGACGAAGGCCACGTAGATGATGGTGAAGACGAGGAAGGAGTTCAGCTTCACACGTTCGGCGACAGCGCCAGAGACAATGGTAGCCGCGGTTGCTGCAAACATCGCCTGGAACAACCAGTCGGTGAAGAGAGTGAAGTGACCGTTGTAGGCAGCGGTGAAGTTGGCCGGGTTAGCCCAGTCACCGATACCGAATCCGGCAAATCCAAGTACACCGGAGATCGCGTTGAACGTTCCGGGGTACATGAGGGCAAAGCCGATGGCGGCATACATCGTGATACCTATGGCGGGAACCGCGATGTTTTTGAAAGCGACGTTGGCCGCGCACTTGGCACGAACAAGACCCGCTTCGACACAGGCAAAGCCCAGGCCCATGATAAACACCAACATGGCGCTGATCATGATCCAAATGTTTTCTGTCATA from uncultured Fibrobacter sp. encodes the following:
- a CDS encoding ammonium transporter, whose amino-acid sequence is MNEAATVVPVSDAIFMTENIWIMISAMLVFIMGLGFACVEAGLVRAKCAANVAFKNIAVPAIGITMYAAIGFALMYPGTFNAISGVLGFAGFGIGDWANPANFTAAYNGHFTLFTDWLFQAMFAATAATIVSGAVAERVKLNSFLVFTIIYVAFVYPIVGSWTWGGGWLSTIGKAGFHDLAGSTLVHSVGGWAALAGVMILGPRIGKYVGGKVHAIPAHNIPLATIGVFMLWFGWWGFNAGSALSGDAKATSWILVTTNLAAVAGIITATLTSWIVSKKPDATMALNGCLAGLVAITAGADVVTPLSSWIIGAIAGVLVVGAVFMFDRLHLDDPVGALSVHLVNGVWGTLAVGIFDITGDYTLGTQAIGVIAYAVPCFGAASLIFYAIKKTMGLRVTERQELRGLDQSEHGQESYSGFQIFSNM